In the Triticum aestivum cultivar Chinese Spring chromosome 2B, IWGSC CS RefSeq v2.1, whole genome shotgun sequence genome, CAACAATTCACAGAGATGCTCAAGACTCACCTCTTGCGGGCACAGCACAGGATGAAGCATCAAGCTGATCGCAAGCGGACAGAGCGCGAATTCCCCATTGGCGACCAAGTGTTATTGAAGCTTCAGCCATACGTTCAATCATCCGTTGTGAGCAGGCCGTGCCCCAAGCTTGCTTACAAGTTCTTTGGACCTTACAAGATCATTGGCCGCGTCGGATCTCtcgcctacaagctggaattgcctacTGGGAGTCAGATTCACCCTGTCTTTCACGTCTCGCAGCTCAAGCCATTCACTGTTGATTACTCGCCCGTCTTCAATCAGCTGCCAGCACCACCGGATCTCACAGTCGGTGACCTGATTCCACAAGCAATCCTCGAGCGCAGACTTGTCAAGAAAGGTAACGCGGCAATTCCTCAAGTGCTCGTTCATTGGCGTACTCTGTCTCCGGCAAGCGCAACATGGGAGAACTACAACGTCCTCAAGCAGCGATTTCCCGAGGTCGACCTAGCCGAGGGGGATCCATCTCAAGAAGGGGCGAATGTCACGCACTCCTCGCCATCTAACCAGCCTGACGAGGAGGCGGACAGCGAGGCACCAGTGCCACAGCGGGAGGAATCAGAGagccaagaagatggagaagagtAGAGGCAAGCAAGGGGGGCACAGGTAGAGAAAGAGAGGACTAGTCATCGGACGTGTGTGTGTAGGACATGTGGGACCCAAGGCTAAAAGGGATGTATATGTACTCGCGTGTGGGTTGTAAGAAGGGGCTATTGAGAAATATCAGAGAATTCTTTCCCCTTCTCCAAGCTCTGCTCCTCACCTACCCCTCCTTCTTCTCGATCTCACCTTGTTCTTGCTCGATTCCTCATCCCCTCATGTCGATCCCGACGGGGTCGTTACAGAACGAAGGGTTATTTTCACTTAGCGGTGGCAGCTCTCAGTAATTTTGGCCAACTATTGATCAGACGGCTGTAGACCACCGATCTATGCTGCATCAACGGCTAGGACAATTTAGATGATGTGGCTTCATGAGAAGGCAGGAAAATCATCTAGTGGGTgcccctatttagatatagaaaATAAAACTCCAGTTTTACCCTAAAAAATGTAAGGGCATGTGTTATTTAATAGTTGAAAATCACTTCGACAGTGGGATAGCCATTCGGAAATGAGACTGAGCATTCATATACCACAAGCTACATCCAAATGAATGGTCAACGTACGATAGCTCTGCATGCAAGCTAGCTCCTAGTACCTGGTTTCATGCAACGCACGCAAGCTGTTCGATCCAAATCGGACTAGCTAATCTCCGCCTCTAGATCCGGACCTAATTAAATGATCAAGGTTCCACCATGGCTAACTCGCTATATAAACCCTACCAGCATGCTGAGACCCTTCACAACAACGCAAACGAGAATGGCTACCTCTACCAGTAGTGGCTCCCTCTTCATCACGCTCTTGTGTTTCGCTACACTTCTCCCTTCACCTGTCAACGCGAGGCATTTCCCTCGTATCCATGGCAGTACCAGCGCGATCCATGGTACCGGCGTCAAATTCCACTGGCCGTTCTCAAGGTCAAGGGACGGTTCCGGCACCGGCCATGGCCATGGCTCCGGAGACGGGCACGGGTTCGGCTGGACCGTGTCTCGCAACCGGTCCGACACGACCATCGGGGCCGGCAGCGGCATGGGCGGCGGCGTGGGAAGCACCcgcggtggcgagggaggcagcgcTGGTGGCGGTGTCGGCGTCGGGGTCGGCGTCGACGTCGGGAAGGACGGGATCGACGTGGGCTTTGGCCTcggaggaggcggcgcggcgagCGCGCACAACGGCGGAGCTAGTATGGGTATTGGCGGCGGGGCAGGCTTCGGTTTCCACTTCGGCAGAGGAGGTATCAGTGTCACCGTGAcacacggtggtggtggtggaggaggtgaC is a window encoding:
- the LOC123040413 gene encoding putative glycine-rich cell wall structural protein 1 → MATSTSSGSLFITLLCFATLLPSPVNARHFPRIHGSTSAIHGTGVKFHWPFSRSRDGSGTGHGHGSGDGHGFGWTVSRNRSDTTIGAGSGMGGGVGSTRGGEGGSAGGGVGVGVGVDVGKDGIDVGFGLGGGGAASAHNGGASMGIGGGAGFGFHFGRGGISVTVTHGGGGGGGDGSGAGASGGGSGVGRAGNAVGSGQGSGSASDGTGSGGGSGSGSGPGGSGGGEGGGAGGSSGHP